A part of Streptomyces sp. NBC_01451 genomic DNA contains:
- a CDS encoding DUF2530 domain-containing protein gives MAKWTPKHEAPEPLEGPVVATITGLTILWFVLFLAQLPFYGWYEDHDHEWWVWTCLAGTALGLIGIWYVRGRDAAIKRTQAERSSHSSPSGGPSSEGD, from the coding sequence ATGGCGAAGTGGACACCGAAGCACGAGGCGCCGGAGCCCCTGGAGGGCCCCGTCGTCGCCACCATCACGGGACTCACGATCCTCTGGTTCGTCCTCTTCCTGGCCCAGCTCCCCTTCTACGGCTGGTACGAGGACCACGACCACGAGTGGTGGGTCTGGACCTGCCTCGCGGGCACAGCACTGGGCCTGATCGGCATCTGGTACGTCCGGGGACGGGACGCGGCGATCAAGAGGACGCAGGCGGAGCGTTCCAGCCACTCCAGCCCGTCTGGGGGTCCCTCCTCCGAGGGAGATTGA
- a CDS encoding MFS transporter, whose protein sequence is MFGSLKVRNYRLFFLGQVVSNIGTWMQRIAQDWLVLSLTGSSTAVGITTALQFLPMLLFGLYGGVLVDRLPKRPTLLVTQAMMAVTGLALAVLTLTGDVEVWHVYLAAFAVGLATVVDNPARQSFVSEMVEPDQLQNAVSLNSANFQSARLVGPAVAGVMITGVGTGWAFLFNGLSFVAPIAALLLMRGRELRAVERAPRAKGQLREGLHYVAGRPELIWPIVLIGFIGTFGFNFPVVLSAYADDVFHAGAGAYSFFNTLMAVGSLAGALLAARRGTARLRVLVAAAVAFGALEIVAAVAPSLWLFALLMVPIGIAGLTVNVTANTAVQMATDPAMRGRVMALFMMVFMGGTPLGAPVVGWITDAYGPRVGLAFGGIVATAAALTVGLVLARVGGLKVSAVWNSGHPRVSLVKRRDQQAQEVREAQGAQEVQGVREEDRRETVSSVA, encoded by the coding sequence ATGTTCGGTTCCCTGAAGGTCCGGAACTACCGACTCTTCTTTCTCGGCCAGGTCGTCTCCAACATCGGCACCTGGATGCAGCGCATCGCCCAGGACTGGCTGGTCCTGAGCCTCACCGGCTCCTCCACCGCCGTCGGCATCACGACGGCGTTGCAGTTCCTGCCGATGCTGCTCTTCGGCCTGTACGGCGGTGTCCTCGTCGACCGGCTGCCCAAGCGCCCCACGCTGCTCGTCACGCAGGCGATGATGGCCGTCACCGGCCTCGCGCTCGCCGTCCTGACCCTCACGGGTGACGTCGAGGTCTGGCACGTCTACCTCGCCGCCTTCGCCGTCGGGCTCGCCACGGTCGTCGACAACCCGGCCCGGCAGTCCTTCGTGTCCGAGATGGTCGAGCCCGACCAGCTCCAGAACGCCGTCAGTCTCAACTCCGCGAACTTCCAGTCCGCACGCCTCGTCGGACCCGCCGTCGCCGGTGTGATGATCACCGGCGTCGGCACGGGCTGGGCCTTCCTCTTCAACGGCCTGTCCTTCGTCGCTCCCATCGCCGCCCTGCTTCTCATGCGAGGCCGTGAACTGCGCGCCGTGGAGCGGGCGCCGCGTGCCAAGGGGCAGCTGCGCGAGGGCCTGCACTATGTCGCCGGGCGACCCGAGCTGATCTGGCCGATCGTCCTCATCGGGTTCATCGGCACCTTCGGCTTCAACTTCCCGGTCGTCCTCTCGGCGTACGCGGACGACGTGTTCCACGCGGGCGCCGGCGCGTACAGCTTCTTCAACACCCTGATGGCGGTCGGCTCCCTGGCCGGCGCCCTGCTCGCGGCCCGGCGCGGTACGGCGAGGCTGCGCGTCCTCGTCGCGGCGGCCGTGGCCTTCGGCGCGCTGGAGATCGTGGCCGCCGTGGCCCCGTCGCTGTGGCTGTTCGCGCTGCTGATGGTGCCGATCGGGATCGCCGGCCTCACGGTCAACGTCACGGCGAACACCGCGGTCCAGATGGCCACCGACCCGGCCATGCGCGGCCGGGTCATGGCCCTGTTCATGATGGTCTTCATGGGCGGTACGCCGCTGGGCGCACCGGTCGTCGGCTGGATCACGGACGCGTACGGCCCCCGGGTCGGCCTCGCCTTCGGCGGCATCGTCGCGACGGCCGCCGCCCTGACCGTCGGCCTGGTCCTGGCCCGGGTGGGCGGCCTGAAGGTCTCCGCCGTCTGGAACTCCGGACACCCGCGCGTCAGCCTCGTCAAGCGCCGGGACCAGCAAGCGCAAGAGGTGCGGGAAGCGCAGGGAGCGCAAGAGGTGCAAGGAGTGCGGGAAGAGGACCGGCGGGAGACGGTTTCCTCCGTGGCGTGA
- a CDS encoding MarR family winged helix-turn-helix transcriptional regulator, which produces MPDLTHGDDAAAVNSLRSAVMRLSRRLKHQRVDESLSPTEMSVLGTLARCGSATPGELARKEHVQPPSMTRIVALLEGKGLVRLEPHPEDRRQKVVTQTETAEAMLEESRRRRNAWLAGLVEDLDEDEWAKLRAAAPVLEKLAHL; this is translated from the coding sequence ATGCCTGACCTAACCCATGGCGACGACGCTGCCGCCGTGAACTCCCTGCGCTCCGCCGTGATGCGCCTGTCGCGCCGACTCAAGCACCAGCGTGTCGACGAGTCGCTGAGCCCAACCGAGATGTCGGTGCTGGGCACCCTTGCCCGCTGCGGCTCGGCCACGCCGGGCGAGCTGGCCCGCAAGGAGCATGTGCAGCCGCCCTCCATGACTCGTATCGTCGCGTTGCTGGAGGGCAAGGGCCTGGTCAGGCTGGAGCCGCATCCCGAGGACCGGCGCCAGAAGGTCGTCACCCAGACCGAGACGGCCGAGGCGATGCTCGAAGAGAGCCGCCGCAGGCGGAACGCCTGGCTGGCCGGTCTGGTCGAGGACCTGGACGAGGACGAGTGGGCCAAACTGCGCGCCGCCGCCCCCGTACTGGAGAAGCTCGCGCATCTGTAG
- a CDS encoding HAD-IC family P-type ATPase, whose translation MTHIDAGAELDPVHPTPPPAPLPSATPGRDAPPRARAHGLTPAEVADRVTRGEVNDIPVRSSRSIAEIVRANVFTRFNAIIGVLWLITMFVAPFQDTLFGYVILANTGIGIIQEWRAKKTLDSLAVIGEARPTVRRDGVATEVSTSDIVLGDVIEIGPGDRIVVDGECVEADGLEIDESLLTGEADPVVKQPGDQVMSGSFVVAGGGAFTATKVGREAYAAQLAEEASRFTLVHSELRTGISTILKYVTWMMLPAAIGLCITQLVVKENDLKDSIARTVGGIVPMVPEGLVLLTSVAFAIGVIRLGRQQCLVQELPAIEGLARVDTVCLDKTGTLTEGGMDVTELRPLDGGDETYIRRVLGALGESDPRPNASLQAIIDAYPDSEDWRCTESLPFSSARKYSGASFSEGNGETSTWLLGAPDVLLSPEAPALAETDRLNRAGLRVLLLTRTTRELDHPDVATGTTPTALVVLEQRLRPDAADTLRYFAEQDVDAKVISGDNAVSVGAVAGKLGLTGATVDARQLPSTQSDMAQALDEGTVFGRVTPQQKRDMVGALQSRGHTVAMTGDGVNDVLALKDADIGVAMGSGSEATRAVAQIVLLNNSFATLPSVVAEGRRVIGNITRVATLFLVKTVYSVLLAVLVVCFQVEYPFLPRHLTLLSTLTIGVPAFFLALAPNKERAKPHFVRRVMRYSIPGGVLAAVATFATYLTARHHYTGEGSLDAETSAATLTLFLISMWVLAIVARPYTWWRIVLVASMGAGFLLVLVVPSLQEFFALKLVGVTMPWVAVGIAAVAAATLEVLWRWVDRRFPA comes from the coding sequence ATGACGCACATCGATGCCGGCGCCGAACTCGATCCTGTGCACCCCACCCCACCGCCCGCCCCCCTGCCCAGCGCCACGCCGGGCAGGGACGCCCCACCCCGCGCCCGCGCCCACGGCCTGACCCCCGCCGAAGTCGCCGACCGCGTCACCCGCGGCGAGGTCAACGACATCCCCGTGCGCAGCAGCCGCAGCATCGCCGAGATAGTCCGTGCCAACGTCTTCACCCGGTTCAACGCGATCATCGGCGTGCTCTGGCTGATCACGATGTTCGTCGCCCCGTTCCAGGACACCCTGTTCGGATACGTCATCCTCGCCAACACCGGCATCGGCATCATCCAGGAGTGGCGGGCGAAGAAGACCCTCGACTCCCTCGCCGTGATCGGCGAAGCCAGACCCACCGTCCGGCGCGACGGCGTCGCCACCGAGGTCAGCACCTCCGACATCGTCCTCGGGGACGTCATCGAGATCGGCCCCGGCGACAGGATCGTCGTGGACGGCGAGTGCGTCGAGGCCGACGGGCTGGAGATCGACGAGTCGCTGCTCACCGGCGAGGCCGACCCCGTCGTCAAACAGCCCGGCGATCAGGTCATGTCGGGCAGTTTCGTCGTCGCGGGCGGTGGCGCCTTCACGGCCACGAAGGTCGGCCGCGAGGCGTACGCGGCCCAACTCGCCGAAGAAGCCTCCCGTTTCACGCTCGTCCACTCGGAACTCCGTACCGGAATCTCGACGATCCTCAAGTACGTGACCTGGATGATGCTGCCGGCCGCGATCGGCCTGTGCATCACCCAACTGGTCGTCAAGGAAAACGACTTGAAGGACTCGATCGCCCGTACTGTCGGCGGCATCGTCCCCATGGTCCCCGAGGGCCTCGTCCTCCTGACCTCCGTCGCCTTCGCGATCGGGGTCATCCGGCTCGGCCGACAGCAGTGCCTGGTGCAGGAGTTGCCCGCGATCGAGGGCCTCGCCCGCGTCGACACGGTCTGCCTGGACAAGACCGGCACGCTGACCGAGGGCGGCATGGACGTGACCGAGCTGCGCCCCCTCGACGGCGGCGACGAGACGTACATACGGCGGGTCCTGGGCGCGCTCGGCGAGTCCGACCCCCGCCCGAACGCCTCCCTCCAGGCCATCATCGACGCGTACCCGGACAGCGAGGACTGGCGCTGCACCGAATCGCTGCCGTTTTCCTCGGCGCGCAAGTACAGCGGAGCGTCGTTCAGCGAGGGCAACGGGGAGACGAGCACGTGGCTGCTGGGCGCCCCGGACGTACTGCTTTCCCCCGAGGCCCCGGCCCTCGCCGAAACCGACCGCCTCAACCGGGCCGGCCTGCGCGTCCTTCTCCTCACCCGCACCACCCGCGAACTCGACCACCCGGACGTGGCCACCGGCACCACCCCCACCGCCCTGGTCGTCCTGGAGCAGCGCCTGCGCCCCGACGCGGCGGACACGCTCCGCTACTTCGCCGAGCAGGACGTCGACGCGAAGGTCATCTCGGGCGACAACGCGGTGTCGGTGGGCGCGGTGGCCGGCAAACTGGGCCTGACCGGCGCGACGGTCGACGCCCGCCAACTCCCCTCCACTCAGAGCGACATGGCTCAGGCGCTCGACGAGGGGACGGTCTTCGGCCGGGTCACCCCGCAGCAGAAGCGGGACATGGTGGGCGCGTTGCAGTCACGTGGACACACGGTGGCGATGACGGGCGACGGCGTGAACGACGTACTGGCTCTGAAGGACGCCGACATCGGCGTGGCCATGGGATCTGGCTCGGAGGCGACGAGGGCCGTGGCCCAGATCGTCCTCCTCAACAACAGCTTCGCGACTCTGCCTTCGGTGGTCGCGGAGGGCCGCAGGGTCATCGGGAACATCACCCGAGTGGCGACGCTGTTCCTCGTGAAGACGGTCTACTCGGTGCTCCTGGCCGTCCTGGTGGTCTGCTTCCAGGTCGAATACCCCTTCCTCCCACGCCACTTGACGCTGCTCTCCACCCTGACGATCGGCGTCCCGGCCTTCTTCCTGGCCCTGGCCCCCAACAAGGAACGCGCGAAACCCCACTTCGTACGGCGGGTCATGCGCTACTCGATCCCGGGCGGTGTGCTGGCGGCAGTGGCAACCTTCGCCACCTACCTGACAGCCCGTCACCACTACACCGGAGAGGGCTCGCTGGACGCGGAGACGAGCGCGGCGACCCTCACCCTGTTCCTGATCTCGATGTGGGTGCTGGCGATCGTCGCCCGTCCCTACACGTGGTGGCGGATCGTCCTGGTCGCGTCGATGGGCGCGGGTTTCCTGCTGGTGCTCGTCGTACCGTCGCTCCAGGAGTTCTTCGCGCTGAAGCTGGTGGGCGTGACGATGCCGTGGGTCGCGGTGGGTATCGCGGCGGTGGCGGCGGCCACCCTGGAGGTCCTGTGGAGGTGGGTGGACCGCCGCTTCCCCGCGTAG
- a CDS encoding ribbon-helix-helix protein, CopG family: MGTSVLSLRIDGELLDRLRDHAAKRGMSVQDYVVRTLVRDDFDERFQTAVEETEKFYGVP, encoded by the coding sequence ATGGGGACCAGCGTGCTCAGCCTGCGGATAGACGGGGAGCTGCTCGACCGGCTCCGGGACCATGCGGCGAAGAGGGGGATGAGCGTGCAGGACTACGTGGTCCGGACACTCGTCCGCGACGACTTCGACGAGCGGTTCCAGACCGCCGTCGAGGAGACGGAGAAGTTCTACGGGGTGCCGTGA